The Mycolicibacterium mageritense genome contains a region encoding:
- a CDS encoding chorismate mutase: protein MFRTPVIRTSALIAALALGPCGVPAAAADVPSPLQPLVDAAAQRLQTADPVAAVKLRTGGQIEDPQREQQVIDAVTADASARQIDPAYVRDVFRNQIDATVAIEHSLIGQWKLDPAAAPATAPDLAASRTTIDRLNHTMVDEIAGQWPTLHGPSCAADLTSAVEAVAAARGLDALYRRALDYATQSYCR from the coding sequence ATGTTTCGAACGCCTGTGATCCGGACGAGTGCGTTGATCGCCGCGCTCGCACTGGGCCCCTGCGGTGTGCCGGCTGCCGCCGCGGATGTGCCAAGCCCGCTGCAACCCCTCGTCGACGCTGCGGCGCAGCGGTTGCAGACCGCGGACCCGGTCGCGGCCGTGAAGCTGCGCACCGGTGGCCAGATCGAGGATCCGCAACGCGAGCAACAGGTGATCGACGCCGTAACCGCCGATGCGTCCGCGCGCCAGATCGATCCGGCCTACGTGCGCGACGTGTTCCGCAATCAGATCGATGCGACGGTGGCCATCGAACACAGCCTCATCGGACAGTGGAAGCTGGACCCGGCTGCCGCGCCGGCGACCGCGCCCGATCTCGCGGCGTCGAGGACCACGATCGACCGGCTCAACCACACGATGGTCGACGAGATCGCCGGCCAGTGGCCGACGCTGCACGGCCCGTCGTGCGCTGCCGATCTGACGAGTGCGGTCGAGGCGGTCGCCGCGGCCCGCGGGCTGGATGCGCTGTATCGGCGGGCGTTGGACTACGCCACCCAGTCCTACTGCCGCTGA
- a CDS encoding PTS transporter subunit EIIC — protein MSDAVKAQGTSDKSGLRIPGFAQLQRLGKSLMLPIAVLPAAGILLRLGQPDLLGRIDAPVIGAFFKAMSAAGDAVFTNLPLLFAVGVAIGFARKADGSTALAAVVGYLVVAAVFKTMSPIVLAGEVDKAGDQAQINYSVFAGIVVGLVTAWLFDRYHTIQLPAYLGFFGGRRFVPIVVSLACLFIAFAMSYFYPIFDAGLTGLGQFIGGAGAFGAFVYGFANRMLIPLGLHHIPNSYVWFLYGDYQTPDGQVVTGELTRFAAGDPTAGHLTAGFYPVLMFGLPAAALAMIHVADKKQRKVAFGILSAAALTAFLTGVTEPLEFAFMFVAFPLYVIHAVLTGLSLAVAYLLDIHLGFSFSAGLIDLLLYGTAPAAKNIPLLIGMGLVFFVIYYLLFRFAITKWNMRTPGREPESEFEAEEQANLGEGTASSTSVAAGTATLTAPARTDSKAEQVIAAFGGRDNLVNVDACITRLRVEVADKGKVDQERLKAIGAAGVIEVGNSVQAVFGTDSESLKNAINDAL, from the coding sequence ATGAGTGATGCTGTGAAAGCTCAAGGGACATCGGACAAATCAGGTCTACGGATCCCGGGGTTCGCCCAATTACAGCGGCTGGGCAAGAGCCTCATGCTGCCGATCGCGGTATTGCCTGCGGCAGGCATCCTGCTGCGGCTCGGCCAGCCCGACCTGCTCGGCCGGATCGACGCACCCGTCATAGGGGCGTTCTTCAAGGCGATGAGCGCAGCCGGCGATGCGGTGTTCACCAACCTGCCCCTGCTGTTCGCCGTGGGCGTCGCGATCGGGTTCGCGCGCAAGGCCGACGGCTCGACCGCACTCGCCGCCGTGGTGGGTTATCTGGTGGTTGCCGCGGTGTTCAAGACCATGTCGCCGATCGTGCTCGCGGGCGAGGTCGACAAGGCAGGCGACCAGGCACAGATCAACTACAGCGTGTTCGCCGGCATCGTGGTCGGCCTGGTGACGGCGTGGCTGTTCGACCGCTACCACACGATCCAGCTGCCGGCGTATCTCGGATTCTTCGGCGGCAGACGGTTCGTCCCCATCGTGGTGTCCCTGGCGTGCCTGTTCATCGCGTTCGCGATGAGCTACTTCTATCCGATCTTCGATGCCGGGCTGACCGGCCTCGGCCAGTTCATCGGTGGTGCTGGAGCATTCGGCGCATTCGTGTACGGGTTCGCCAACCGCATGCTCATCCCGCTCGGGCTGCACCACATCCCCAACTCCTACGTGTGGTTCCTCTACGGGGATTACCAAACGCCCGACGGCCAGGTCGTGACCGGCGAACTCACGCGCTTCGCGGCGGGCGATCCGACGGCAGGACACCTCACCGCGGGCTTCTACCCCGTGCTGATGTTCGGTCTGCCCGCCGCGGCGCTGGCCATGATCCACGTCGCCGACAAGAAGCAACGCAAGGTGGCGTTCGGCATCCTGTCGGCGGCGGCTCTCACCGCGTTCCTGACGGGAGTGACCGAACCACTGGAGTTCGCTTTCATGTTCGTGGCGTTCCCGCTCTACGTCATCCACGCGGTGCTGACCGGGCTGTCCCTGGCCGTCGCGTACCTGCTCGACATCCACCTGGGCTTCTCGTTCTCCGCGGGACTCATCGACCTGCTGCTGTACGGCACCGCGCCTGCCGCGAAGAACATCCCCCTGCTGATCGGCATGGGACTGGTGTTTTTCGTCATCTACTACCTGTTGTTCCGGTTCGCGATCACGAAGTGGAACATGCGGACGCCCGGGCGTGAGCCGGAGTCCGAGTTTGAGGCCGAGGAACAGGCCAATCTCGGTGAGGGCACGGCGTCCAGCACGTCCGTGGCCGCCGGGACCGCGACGCTCACAGCGCCGGCCCGTACCGACAGCAAGGCCGAGCAGGTGATCGCGGCGTTCGGGGGGCGCGACAATCTGGTCAATGTCGACGCGTGCATCACCCGCCTGCGCGTCGAGGTGGCCGACAAGGGCAAGGTCGACCAGGAGCGGCTCAAGGCCATCGGCGCCGCGGGCGTCATCGAGGTCGGCAACAGTGTTCAAGCCGTGTTCGGCACCGACTCCGAATCGCTGAAGAACGCGATCAACGACGCGTTGTAG
- a CDS encoding PTS sugar transporter subunit IIA — MTADGPVQVLAPVAGRAIRLADVPDPVFSAGMVGYGAAVDPPRGVIDAVAPVSGKLLKLMPHAYVVLTIGNVGVLVHLGLDTVGLKGAGFTVHASQGDEVTAGQVIVTYDVPSVMANGLNPIVPVVVMDEREPGTIAVSAAVETGADIDSGAGLFIHTR, encoded by the coding sequence ATGACGGCAGATGGTCCAGTACAGGTTCTCGCGCCGGTCGCCGGTCGCGCGATCCGCCTCGCGGACGTGCCAGACCCCGTGTTCTCGGCCGGCATGGTGGGCTACGGAGCGGCCGTCGATCCGCCGCGCGGAGTGATCGACGCGGTCGCCCCGGTCAGTGGCAAGCTCCTCAAGCTCATGCCCCACGCGTATGTCGTCCTGACCATAGGCAACGTCGGGGTGCTGGTCCACCTCGGGCTGGACACCGTCGGGCTCAAAGGTGCCGGGTTCACCGTCCACGCGAGTCAGGGGGATGAGGTGACCGCCGGTCAGGTCATCGTCACTTACGACGTTCCGTCGGTTATGGCGAACGGACTCAATCCGATTGTGCCGGTTGTCGTGATGGACGAACGGGAACCCGGCACCATCGCGGTGTCCGCAGCGGTCGAAACCGGCGCCGACATCGATTCTGGCGCAGGGCTTTTCATCCACACCCGTTGA
- a CDS encoding helix-turn-helix transcriptional regulator: MSARIVGLTWGSLLSKWPFVARDAELQEALPALRDGSRGVVLAGPAGVGKTTLARALAAELESDGYTARFVLGTETGRAVPFGAFHHALRLTDAHEPTVMLGAAHRALIAEPDSVIVVDDAQHLDLLSALLVQQLGLSGPTKLIVTIRSGEPIPDALTALWKEQLLQRLDLEPFDRAQTAELATAVLGGEVDDHAVGELHRFSSGSPLYLRGVMTAALGDGVLVRDHDRWRLRGKLRPSPDVHELVASRLDALAPDELDVVEVVSTAQVLDWEVLLAICGSEAVAHAERRSTIQVTDDGAHLMVQPAHPIVGEVARRRCATARSRQINTLLAQHLSAHVRATDPGAAADVRSRIQLALFMANGDAPPDLGIITDAAASAITMSDLGLGEQLARFAVRHGAGVQAAILLADAISWQGRGQEAEDILAAYRPDGEDELTATRWGCLRAANLFFGCGRGGPAHAVLEAVRARVRSGPVLSFVAAMEVAFAFFGADLPTAVTLGTAALGTDMVPMATVWAAVGTAGALALSGRFGELPAVVDCGERAAERCESGPQRYSLALAAVLGAAAGGDMDAAERICRRYAESSAGTPQAEAIMSALSGRVQLARGRLASACEALQAAVWTMSDGLPRGWVMLAAAWLAQAEAARGNVDGATVALARAESASGPQVEVFRPELMLARAWVFAATGETSTARQHTEHAAQAARRGGMHAVELAALHTAVRFGDRSNTVRIQTLAGQLGCPLGTAIAIHARGLADHDGALLGEAADRFERIGALAQAADAAAHAARAHARAGRRGSELESATRAHWLASQSGAVTPALRCATDPLPLTEREREIANLVGVGLSNREVAGRLCLSVRTVDGHLYRIFAKLGIDDRDQLARLVRFRPAT, translated from the coding sequence ATGTCGGCCCGGATTGTCGGGCTCACCTGGGGGTCGCTGTTGTCGAAGTGGCCGTTCGTCGCGCGGGACGCCGAGTTGCAGGAAGCCTTGCCGGCCCTGCGGGACGGGTCTCGTGGGGTCGTACTGGCCGGCCCCGCCGGGGTGGGAAAGACGACGCTGGCTCGGGCCCTGGCCGCGGAGCTGGAAAGCGACGGCTACACCGCGAGATTCGTGCTCGGCACCGAGACCGGCCGGGCGGTGCCGTTCGGCGCGTTTCACCACGCGCTCAGGCTCACGGACGCCCACGAGCCCACGGTGATGCTCGGCGCCGCGCATCGGGCGCTGATCGCCGAACCGGACTCGGTCATCGTGGTCGACGATGCGCAGCACCTCGACCTGCTTTCGGCGTTGCTGGTCCAACAACTGGGGCTGAGCGGCCCGACGAAACTGATCGTCACGATCCGCTCCGGGGAGCCGATACCGGACGCGTTGACGGCGTTGTGGAAGGAGCAGTTGCTCCAGCGGCTCGACCTGGAACCGTTCGACCGGGCCCAGACCGCGGAACTGGCGACGGCGGTACTCGGCGGTGAGGTGGACGACCATGCGGTCGGTGAACTGCACCGGTTCTCGTCGGGCAGCCCGCTGTACCTGCGTGGGGTGATGACCGCGGCCCTCGGGGACGGCGTGCTGGTCCGCGACCATGATCGCTGGCGGCTGCGCGGCAAGCTCCGCCCTAGCCCCGATGTGCACGAGCTGGTGGCCTCCCGGCTGGATGCGCTCGCGCCAGACGAACTCGATGTGGTCGAGGTGGTCTCCACCGCCCAGGTGCTCGATTGGGAAGTGCTGCTTGCGATCTGCGGTTCCGAGGCCGTCGCGCACGCCGAGCGGCGCAGCACCATCCAGGTCACCGACGACGGGGCGCACCTCATGGTCCAACCGGCCCACCCGATCGTCGGGGAGGTGGCGAGGCGCCGTTGCGCCACCGCACGCTCACGGCAGATCAACACGCTTCTGGCACAACACCTGTCGGCGCATGTGCGGGCCACCGACCCCGGCGCGGCGGCCGACGTGCGGTCGCGTATCCAGCTTGCGCTGTTCATGGCGAACGGCGACGCGCCGCCCGACCTCGGCATCATCACCGATGCCGCGGCCAGCGCCATCACCATGTCCGACCTCGGCCTCGGTGAACAACTGGCACGGTTCGCCGTCCGGCACGGGGCAGGCGTGCAGGCGGCGATCCTGCTCGCCGACGCCATCAGCTGGCAGGGCAGGGGCCAGGAGGCGGAAGACATCCTCGCCGCGTACCGCCCCGACGGCGAGGACGAGTTGACCGCCACGCGCTGGGGGTGCCTGCGCGCGGCCAACCTGTTCTTCGGCTGCGGCCGCGGCGGCCCCGCCCACGCCGTGCTGGAGGCCGTCCGCGCGCGGGTGCGGTCGGGGCCCGTGCTGAGCTTCGTCGCCGCCATGGAGGTCGCGTTCGCCTTCTTCGGCGCCGATCTACCCACAGCGGTCACGTTGGGCACCGCGGCCCTGGGCACCGACATGGTGCCGATGGCCACGGTGTGGGCCGCGGTCGGCACCGCAGGAGCGCTGGCCTTGTCCGGCCGGTTCGGTGAGTTGCCCGCGGTGGTCGACTGCGGGGAGCGTGCCGCCGAACGTTGTGAATCCGGACCGCAGCGCTACTCGCTGGCGCTGGCCGCGGTCCTCGGTGCCGCTGCGGGCGGCGACATGGACGCTGCCGAGCGGATCTGTCGCCGGTACGCCGAGAGTTCGGCCGGCACCCCGCAGGCCGAGGCGATCATGAGCGCTTTGTCCGGGCGGGTGCAGCTGGCCCGTGGACGGCTGGCGTCGGCCTGCGAGGCCTTGCAAGCGGCGGTGTGGACGATGTCGGACGGCCTACCGCGGGGCTGGGTGATGCTCGCCGCGGCGTGGCTTGCGCAGGCAGAGGCCGCGCGGGGCAACGTCGACGGGGCAACCGTTGCGCTGGCCCGCGCCGAGTCCGCCAGCGGACCGCAGGTCGAGGTGTTCCGTCCGGAGCTCATGCTGGCCAGGGCCTGGGTGTTCGCAGCGACGGGCGAGACGTCGACTGCACGGCAGCACACCGAGCATGCCGCGCAGGCCGCCAGGCGAGGCGGCATGCACGCTGTGGAACTCGCCGCGCTGCACACAGCAGTGCGGTTCGGCGACCGATCGAACACCGTGCGGATCCAGACCCTGGCGGGCCAGCTCGGGTGTCCGCTCGGCACCGCGATCGCGATCCACGCGCGGGGACTCGCCGATCATGACGGCGCCCTGCTCGGCGAGGCGGCCGACCGTTTCGAGCGCATCGGTGCCCTCGCGCAGGCCGCCGACGCGGCCGCACACGCCGCCCGGGCGCATGCGCGTGCCGGGCGGCGAGGCAGTGAACTCGAATCGGCGACCCGGGCCCACTGGCTCGCGAGCCAAAGCGGCGCGGTGACACCGGCATTGCGGTGTGCGACGGACCCGCTGCCGTTGACCGAACGGGAACGGGAGATCGCGAACCTGGTCGGCGTGGGCCTGAGCAACCGTGAGGTGGCCGGCCGGCTGTGCCTGTCGGTGCGCACGGTCGATGGTCACCTGTACCGAATTTTCGCCAAGCTCGGGATCGACGACCGGGACCAGCTGGCCAGGCTGGTCCGGTTTCGTCCTGCCACCTGA
- the ptsP gene encoding phosphoenolpyruvate--protein phosphotransferase, which translates to MTVGLVVVSHSRPLADAAVDLAREMLHGKQIQFEVAAGLDDTTFGTDAAAIVDAITAADQGDGAVVLMDLGSAVLSAELALELLDDTARERVVLCPAPLVEGLVVAAVAAGGGAQAAEVAAEASGALAGKLAQLGSVAEHAAAETDADGLSATFVVTNPHGLHARPAARLVQEVRGRDAEVRIRNRRTDSAWVDAASLSKIATLGVRNGDEVDIRVSGPHAADTLEHILALAARHFDETPTAAAAAAPPAPGQPVGAGPGLGIGPAWSVRTAELAVPDHPGEDPAAEWRHLTAAVDEVRTAIADVRAHTARTVGEAEASIFDAHGLLLDDDALLGAAKARIDQGHNAAAAWSAAVAEVAGQFAAMADAYLQARAEDVRAVGDQVLRALLGSTAPLATARGVLVAADLTPAEAAELDPTQVVAVLLAFGSATAHNVILLRAKGIPVIVGAGRAALAIADGITVAVDGTRGEFLVDPPDDVRRDFETRVAAAARRHREAVTRTREPSVTRDGVTVRVGANIGSVDDARAAASQGADFAGLVRTEFLFLGRDQAPDADEQLAVYRKIAESLEGRRITLRTLDVGGDKPLEFLPTPAEANPYLGVRGIRLALAHSQLLSDQLLAMARLAHQAPVSVMFPMVSTVGELFAARRVLDDAIRRAGPHAPVDLQIGMMVEVPAAALKAAAFAPHVDFFSIGTNDLTQYTMAADRNNDAVAGIGDAFDPGVLQLIRSTCQGAAGRASVSVCGEFAADNRAAALLLGLGVDALSVTPPAIPATKDAVRAVDRGEARQLAAAALSADDAAAVRSQFG; encoded by the coding sequence GTGACCGTCGGGCTCGTCGTCGTCTCACACAGCCGTCCCCTGGCCGACGCGGCCGTCGATCTGGCTCGGGAGATGTTGCACGGCAAACAGATCCAGTTCGAGGTCGCGGCCGGACTGGACGACACCACGTTCGGCACCGACGCCGCCGCGATCGTCGACGCCATCACCGCCGCCGACCAGGGTGACGGTGCGGTGGTGCTCATGGATCTGGGCAGCGCGGTGCTTTCGGCCGAACTCGCGCTCGAGCTGCTCGACGACACCGCGCGCGAGCGGGTCGTACTGTGCCCCGCTCCCCTCGTCGAGGGGCTCGTGGTGGCCGCGGTCGCGGCGGGCGGCGGGGCCCAGGCCGCCGAAGTGGCGGCCGAAGCGTCCGGCGCGCTGGCGGGGAAACTCGCCCAGCTGGGTAGCGTTGCCGAGCACGCCGCCGCCGAGACCGACGCCGACGGACTGTCCGCAACGTTCGTCGTCACCAACCCGCACGGCCTGCACGCCAGACCCGCGGCCCGCCTGGTACAGGAGGTTCGGGGCCGGGACGCCGAGGTACGAATCCGCAACCGGCGCACGGACTCCGCATGGGTCGATGCCGCAAGCCTCTCCAAGATCGCCACGCTCGGCGTGCGCAACGGCGACGAGGTCGACATCCGAGTATCCGGTCCGCACGCCGCCGACACGCTCGAGCACATCCTCGCCCTGGCCGCCAGGCATTTCGACGAGACACCAACTGCCGCAGCCGCGGCCGCACCACCCGCACCGGGCCAGCCGGTCGGCGCCGGCCCGGGCCTGGGCATCGGGCCCGCCTGGTCGGTGCGAACCGCCGAGCTCGCGGTTCCGGATCATCCGGGCGAAGACCCTGCCGCGGAATGGCGCCACCTCACCGCGGCCGTCGACGAGGTGCGCACAGCCATCGCCGACGTGCGGGCCCATACCGCCCGGACCGTGGGCGAGGCCGAAGCGTCGATCTTCGACGCGCACGGACTGCTCCTCGACGACGACGCGCTCCTCGGTGCGGCCAAAGCGCGAATCGACCAGGGCCACAATGCCGCTGCGGCCTGGTCGGCCGCCGTGGCCGAAGTGGCCGGACAGTTCGCCGCCATGGCCGACGCGTACCTGCAGGCGCGGGCCGAGGACGTCCGCGCGGTGGGCGACCAGGTGCTGCGCGCGCTGCTGGGGAGTACGGCGCCGCTGGCGACGGCCCGCGGCGTGCTCGTGGCAGCCGACCTGACCCCGGCCGAGGCTGCCGAACTCGACCCGACGCAGGTCGTCGCGGTGCTGCTGGCCTTCGGCAGCGCGACCGCCCACAACGTGATCCTGCTGCGCGCCAAGGGGATCCCCGTGATAGTGGGCGCCGGGAGGGCTGCGCTGGCCATCGCCGACGGCATCACCGTCGCCGTCGACGGTACCCGTGGAGAATTCCTCGTCGATCCGCCCGACGACGTCCGGCGCGATTTCGAGACCCGGGTCGCCGCGGCGGCGCGGCGGCACCGGGAAGCCGTCACGCGCACGCGCGAGCCCTCCGTCACCCGCGACGGTGTCACGGTCAGGGTCGGCGCGAACATCGGCTCGGTCGATGACGCGCGCGCTGCAGCGAGCCAGGGTGCCGACTTCGCGGGTCTGGTCCGCACGGAGTTTCTGTTCCTGGGCCGGGACCAGGCACCAGACGCGGACGAGCAACTCGCCGTCTACCGCAAGATCGCGGAATCCCTTGAGGGGCGCCGGATCACCCTACGCACCCTGGACGTGGGTGGTGACAAGCCGCTGGAGTTTCTGCCGACCCCCGCGGAGGCCAACCCGTATCTGGGGGTTCGCGGCATCCGGCTGGCACTGGCGCACTCACAGCTGTTGTCGGACCAGCTGCTGGCGATGGCACGGCTCGCCCATCAGGCACCCGTCAGTGTGATGTTCCCGATGGTCAGCACTGTCGGCGAGCTGTTCGCCGCGCGCCGGGTGCTCGACGACGCGATCCGGCGGGCAGGCCCGCACGCCCCGGTCGACCTGCAGATCGGCATGATGGTCGAGGTGCCCGCCGCCGCACTCAAGGCCGCGGCGTTCGCACCGCACGTCGACTTCTTCTCGATCGGCACCAACGATCTCACGCAATACACGATGGCGGCCGACCGCAACAACGACGCCGTCGCGGGCATCGGGGACGCGTTCGATCCGGGTGTCCTGCAGTTGATCCGGTCGACATGTCAGGGTGCGGCCGGACGGGCGTCGGTTTCGGTGTGCGGCGAATTCGCCGCCGACAACCGCGCGGCCGCACTGCTTCTCGGGCTTGGCGTCGACGCTCTCAGTGTCACTCCCCCGGCCATTCCGGCCACCAAGGACGCGGTTCGTGCGGTCGACCGCGGCGAGGCGCGGCAGCTCGCCGCGGCAGCGCTGTCAGCCGACGACGCCGCGGCGGTGCGCTCGCAGTTCGGCTGA
- the dhaL gene encoding dihydroxyacetone kinase subunit DhaL produces the protein MDLDRLTAWIREYARLIGENAQYLSDLDAAIGDADHGINMDRGMTAVVAALDEAPPADAAALCKQVGMTLVKSVGGASGPLYGTFFLRMAPAIGSDGTAFAAALRAGVDGVVQRGRAEAGDKTMFDALAPALDALDAALASGTDLTGALAEATTAAEKGRDATESMVARKGRASYLGQRSVGHIDPGATSAALLIGAAATAVRT, from the coding sequence ATGGACCTGGATCGACTGACCGCGTGGATCCGCGAGTATGCCCGGCTGATCGGCGAAAATGCGCAGTATCTCAGCGATCTCGACGCTGCGATCGGTGACGCCGACCACGGCATCAACATGGATCGGGGCATGACGGCCGTCGTGGCCGCGCTCGACGAGGCGCCCCCGGCCGACGCCGCTGCGCTGTGCAAACAGGTCGGCATGACGTTGGTGAAGTCGGTCGGCGGGGCCAGCGGTCCGCTGTACGGCACCTTCTTCCTGCGCATGGCCCCGGCCATCGGCTCCGACGGCACGGCGTTCGCCGCGGCGTTGCGCGCCGGAGTCGACGGAGTGGTGCAGCGCGGCCGCGCCGAAGCCGGCGACAAGACGATGTTCGACGCGCTTGCGCCGGCCCTTGACGCCCTCGACGCCGCGCTCGCGTCGGGCACCGACCTCACCGGAGCCCTCGCCGAGGCCACGACTGCCGCCGAAAAGGGCAGGGACGCCACCGAATCCATGGTGGCTCGCAAAGGCCGCGCCAGCTATCTGGGGCAACGCAGCGTCGGGCACATCGACCCGGGCGCCACGTCGGCAGCGTTGTTGATCGGCGCGGCCGCGACGGCGGTGCGCACGTGA
- the dhaK gene encoding dihydroxyacetone kinase subunit DhaK: protein MKKLINDPADVVAESLRGMAMAHPELRIDHANRIVYRGDAPIAGKVGLISGGGSGHEPLHAGFVGRGMLDAACAGEVFTSPVPDQMLEATINVNSGAGVLHIVKNYTGDVMNFEMAAELAAAEGITVESVVVDDDVAVQDSTFTAGRRGVGATVLVEKIAGAAADEGRPLAEVAAVARRVNAASRSMGVALTSCTVPAVGHPTFELSDAEIELGIGIHGEPGRDRVPLQPARAVAELMVEPILSDVDFTGANPVILFVNSMGATPLIELYVMYAEVAAILEKAGVQIARSLVGPYITSLDMAGCSVTLLHADDELLRLWDHPVATPALRRGC, encoded by the coding sequence GTGAAGAAACTGATCAACGATCCCGCCGACGTCGTCGCCGAATCGCTTCGCGGCATGGCCATGGCCCACCCCGAGCTGCGCATCGACCACGCCAACCGCATCGTCTACCGCGGTGATGCCCCGATCGCAGGCAAAGTCGGTCTGATATCCGGCGGCGGATCCGGTCACGAGCCGCTGCACGCGGGTTTCGTCGGCCGGGGGATGCTCGACGCTGCTTGTGCCGGCGAGGTTTTCACATCCCCGGTGCCCGACCAGATGCTCGAGGCGACCATCAACGTCAACAGTGGCGCCGGCGTACTGCACATCGTGAAGAACTACACCGGTGACGTGATGAACTTCGAGATGGCCGCCGAACTGGCTGCCGCCGAGGGCATCACGGTCGAGTCGGTCGTCGTCGACGACGATGTCGCGGTGCAGGACAGCACCTTCACCGCCGGGCGGCGCGGCGTCGGCGCCACCGTGCTGGTCGAGAAGATCGCCGGGGCCGCGGCCGACGAGGGCAGGCCGTTGGCCGAGGTCGCCGCAGTCGCGCGCCGCGTCAACGCCGCGTCCCGCAGCATGGGCGTCGCCCTGACATCGTGCACGGTGCCCGCGGTGGGCCACCCCACCTTCGAGCTCTCCGACGCCGAGATCGAACTCGGCATCGGGATCCACGGTGAACCGGGTCGCGACCGGGTGCCGCTGCAACCGGCCCGCGCCGTAGCCGAACTCATGGTCGAACCCATCCTGTCCGACGTCGACTTCACCGGCGCGAACCCGGTGATCCTGTTCGTCAACAGCATGGGTGCCACGCCCCTGATCGAGCTCTACGTGATGTACGCCGAGGTGGCGGCCATCCTGGAGAAGGCAGGCGTGCAGATCGCGCGGTCACTGGTCGGGCCGTACATCACGAGCCTGGACATGGCGGGCTGCTCGGTGACCCTGCTGCACGCCGACGACGAGTTGCTGCGGCTGTGGGACCATCCGGTCGCCACACCCGCATTGCGGAGAGGATGCTGA
- a CDS encoding MIP/aquaporin family protein, producing the protein MDDPSITQKLAAEAFGTAFLVFVGVGSVPATLIVNGDAPFTMADLGMISFAFATVVVATVYALGHISGNHINPAVTVGLAVTGQFPWSRVPAYIAAQLVGATVGAAAIIGVLGTAARDAGLGIATYTGDISAVQAFFAEFVGTFILVFTVFGVIHRKASAGFAGVAIGLVVFAAIIPVAPATGASINPARTFGPMLVQQIAGGSVAWHQLPVYLAAEFLAGALAALSYVAISRTRADTAKLPVPAAPTAV; encoded by the coding sequence ATGGACGACCCGTCAATCACTCAAAAACTCGCGGCTGAGGCCTTCGGCACCGCCTTCCTGGTGTTCGTCGGCGTGGGCTCGGTGCCCGCGACCCTCATCGTCAACGGTGATGCCCCGTTCACCATGGCCGACCTGGGCATGATCTCGTTCGCGTTCGCGACGGTCGTGGTGGCGACCGTCTACGCACTCGGGCACATCTCGGGCAACCACATCAATCCGGCGGTCACCGTGGGCCTGGCCGTGACCGGCCAGTTCCCGTGGTCACGCGTCCCGGCGTACATCGCCGCGCAACTCGTGGGGGCAACCGTCGGCGCCGCAGCCATCATCGGCGTGCTCGGCACCGCCGCGCGTGACGCCGGCCTCGGCATCGCGACCTACACCGGCGACATCAGCGCAGTACAGGCATTTTTCGCCGAATTCGTAGGTACGTTCATTCTCGTGTTCACCGTCTTCGGCGTGATACATCGCAAGGCGTCGGCAGGTTTTGCCGGCGTGGCGATCGGCCTGGTGGTGTTCGCGGCGATCATCCCGGTGGCACCGGCGACGGGTGCGTCGATCAATCCCGCCCGCACCTTCGGGCCGATGCTCGTCCAGCAGATCGCCGGCGGCTCGGTCGCCTGGCACCAGTTGCCGGTCTACCTCGCCGCGGAATTCCTCGCAGGCGCACTTGCCGCACTCTCCTACGTCGCGATCTCACGCACCCGCGCCGACACCGCGAAACTCCCTGTCCCCGCAGCACCGACCGCAGTCTGA
- a CDS encoding IclR family transcriptional regulator codes for MIQAVDRALRILTVLQGGRRMSLREIASALELAPSTVHGLVRTLLAHGMVQQELDSGRYRLGPATLRLGNVYLDTLELRSRVAIWTEGLARRTGCAVRTGVLLFDEVVVVAHEPRPDGTRQMPEVGIMIPAHASALGKALLAYEADHPAGELRGMTGETITDVTELAAQLEQTRGTGIATEAEEAVLGECSVAAAVFDSSGDAAGAIALVVPAARWPLDPEAVDALRDTARTVSRELGAPVWPPRRTG; via the coding sequence GTGATTCAGGCGGTGGATCGCGCTCTTCGCATCCTCACCGTGCTGCAAGGGGGCCGCCGGATGAGCCTGAGGGAGATCGCGTCGGCGCTCGAACTCGCACCGTCCACGGTGCACGGCCTGGTGCGCACGTTGCTGGCGCACGGCATGGTGCAGCAGGAGCTCGACTCGGGGCGGTACCGGCTGGGTCCGGCGACACTGCGGCTGGGCAACGTTTATCTGGACACCCTCGAATTGCGGTCGCGGGTCGCGATCTGGACCGAGGGGTTGGCCCGTCGCACCGGCTGCGCGGTGCGCACCGGAGTGTTGCTGTTCGACGAGGTCGTGGTGGTCGCGCACGAGCCGCGTCCCGACGGCACGCGCCAGATGCCCGAGGTGGGGATCATGATCCCCGCGCACGCGAGCGCCCTCGGCAAGGCGTTGCTGGCCTACGAGGCCGACCACCCGGCAGGCGAGCTGCGCGGCATGACGGGCGAGACCATCACCGACGTCACCGAGCTCGCCGCCCAACTCGAGCAGACCCGCGGCACCGGTATCGCAACGGAGGCCGAAGAGGCGGTGCTCGGCGAATGTTCGGTCGCGGCAGCAGTTTTCGACTCATCGGGGGATGCCGCGGGTGCGATCGCGCTGGTGGTTCCCGCGGCGCGCTGGCCGCTGGACCCCGAGGCCGTCGACGCGCTGCGTGATACCGCGCGAACCGTGTCGCGCGAACTGGGCGCGCCCGTGTGGCCGCCCCGACGCACGGGATAG